From a single Gimesia fumaroli genomic region:
- a CDS encoding SET domain-containing protein, which translates to MIHPKTELKFISNEIGYGVVATEFIPAGSITWVLDKLDREFSALEFQSMEEIYQQILDTYSFRNNQGNLVLCWDNGRYVNHSFHSNCLTTAYDFEIAIRDIHPGEQLTDDYGYLNIPTPFRGIDEGTRRKIVYPDDLAKYYKVWDKKLLKVFHRIPHLEQPLQELLSEEMWNEILEISKGNREMQSILTNYYQEAEPTPPRRNGNGVLT; encoded by the coding sequence ATGATACACCCCAAAACCGAGCTCAAATTCATCAGCAACGAAATCGGCTACGGCGTCGTCGCCACCGAATTCATCCCCGCCGGCTCCATTACCTGGGTCCTCGATAAACTGGACCGCGAGTTCAGCGCCCTCGAATTTCAGTCGATGGAAGAGATCTATCAGCAGATCCTCGACACTTATTCCTTCCGAAACAACCAGGGAAATCTGGTCCTCTGCTGGGACAACGGCCGCTACGTCAACCACAGCTTTCATTCGAACTGCCTGACCACTGCGTACGACTTTGAAATTGCCATCCGGGACATTCACCCCGGCGAACAGCTGACCGACGATTACGGCTATCTGAATATCCCCACCCCCTTCCGCGGCATTGACGAAGGGACCCGCCGCAAAATCGTCTATCCCGACGACCTGGCGAAATACTACAAGGTGTGGGACAAGAAACTGCTGAAGGTATTTCATCGCATCCCCCATCTGGAGCAGCCGCTCCAGGAATTGCTCAGCGAAGAGATGTGGAACGAAATTCTGGAAATCTCGAAAGGCAACCGGGAAATGCAATCGATTCTGACGAACTATTATCAAGAAGCAGAACCGACGCCTCCCCGCAGAAACGGGAACGGCGTCTTGACTTAA
- a CDS encoding pyridoxamine 5'-phosphate oxidase family protein, with translation MNRPASDIAFTSSVKAIQSSKGSRSQYSRMEQGSGWQTKVTPDLAVFLSDRDMFYLGTANQSGQPYIQYRGGNPGFLKVLDETTLGFADFAGNRQFISLGNLAENSQAFLFLMDYLNRRRVKIWGSARVIEDDPELIKQVRDTTYSARVERAILFSIEAWDMNCPQHIHPRLPQKEVLPLIHSLQEENRLLKEKMARFEKGIEPGH, from the coding sequence ATGAATCGACCTGCAAGCGATATTGCTTTTACTTCATCCGTAAAAGCGATCCAATCCAGCAAAGGATCACGTTCACAGTATAGCAGAATGGAACAAGGGTCTGGCTGGCAGACAAAAGTGACACCTGACCTGGCTGTCTTTCTATCGGATCGGGATATGTTTTATCTGGGTACGGCCAACCAGTCCGGGCAGCCTTACATTCAATACCGGGGCGGCAATCCAGGTTTTCTCAAAGTTCTCGACGAAACCACACTGGGATTTGCGGATTTTGCCGGCAATCGACAATTTATCAGCCTGGGTAATCTGGCTGAAAACTCACAGGCGTTCCTGTTTCTGATGGATTATCTCAATCGCCGCCGAGTTAAAATCTGGGGCAGTGCCCGCGTGATCGAAGACGACCCGGAACTGATTAAGCAGGTCCGAGATACCACCTACTCTGCGCGCGTTGAACGTGCCATTCTGTTTTCAATAGAAGCCTGGGATATGAACTGCCCACAGCATATCCATCCGCGGCTGCCTCAAAAGGAAGTGTTGCCACTGATTCACTCATTGCAGGAGGAAAATCGTCTGTTAAAAGAAAAAATGGCCAGGTTCGAGAAAGGCATTGAACCTGGCCATTGA
- a CDS encoding TetR/AcrR family transcriptional regulator: MSKTQRPSSARKRILETAERLFYAEGIRAVGIDRVIAEAGVAKMTLYNHFSSKDELILEVLKYREEQFDLFMKQRMMEHQSRGLDSLKAFFAGLKDWFECPDYRGCSFINATAELADPRHAASVFCTEHKRRFRDQLTEIIIEAEGPKAAVVAPAISVLVEGAIVTSVSEGNSEAAQIAEEAAYMLIAKAKRK, from the coding sequence ATGAGCAAAACACAAAGACCATCCAGTGCCCGTAAACGAATCCTCGAAACAGCCGAACGGTTGTTTTATGCAGAGGGGATTCGCGCGGTGGGCATTGACCGGGTGATCGCCGAGGCGGGGGTTGCCAAGATGACGTTGTACAACCATTTCTCCTCCAAGGACGAACTGATTCTGGAGGTGTTGAAGTATCGCGAAGAACAGTTTGATCTGTTTATGAAGCAACGGATGATGGAGCATCAGTCCCGGGGGCTGGATTCGCTCAAAGCATTTTTCGCAGGCCTGAAAGACTGGTTTGAGTGCCCGGATTACCGGGGTTGTTCCTTTATCAATGCCACTGCAGAGCTAGCCGATCCACGGCATGCCGCGTCGGTCTTTTGCACCGAACACAAACGACGATTTCGAGACCAGTTAACGGAGATCATTATTGAAGCAGAAGGACCAAAGGCCGCCGTGGTCGCCCCCGCGATATCTGTCCTGGTCGAAGGGGCCATTGTTACCTCAGTCAGTGAAGGAAATTCCGAAGCAGCACAGATTGCCGAAGAAGCAGCTTACATGCTGATTGCCAAAGCGAAACGGAAGTAG
- a CDS encoding SMI1/KNR4 family protein: protein MAAPKVNLPQNYLKWLDSILDGSYANHNDREWGITDRQDLLEPFELNEGDVAPYIEQARLYAEMIEYVTGETTTVDDEDNEIPYDRIKTWLTIAEGDEDLLCVDPNDGYSVWIFAPNEGGYVEKVCDSLDQFLEELEVV from the coding sequence ATGGCTGCTCCGAAAGTGAATTTACCGCAGAATTATTTAAAGTGGCTCGATTCGATTCTCGATGGCTCCTATGCGAATCACAACGATCGGGAATGGGGCATCACCGATCGGCAGGACCTGCTTGAACCGTTCGAACTCAACGAAGGAGACGTCGCGCCGTACATTGAACAGGCCCGACTCTATGCCGAGATGATCGAATACGTCACCGGCGAAACGACCACCGTTGATGATGAAGACAATGAAATTCCTTATGACCGCATCAAAACCTGGTTGACCATCGCGGAAGGGGATGAAGACCTGCTCTGTGTCGACCCGAATGACGGCTATTCCGTCTGGATCTTTGCTCCCAATGAAGGGGGATATGTCGAAAAAGTGTGTGACTCCCTCGACCAGTTTCTAGAGGAATTGGAAGTGGTTTAA
- a CDS encoding carboxymuconolactone decarboxylase family protein, with protein sequence MPRLTAIAPEAAEGKSKTLLEGVKAQLGMAPNLMQTMAHSPAVLDAYLKFSGTLAEGVLSNQNREQIALTVGEANQCGYCLAAHATLGKMAGLNPEQITENRAGTDADPSTAALLSFSRRILEKKGFVSDQDVQDVRDAGHDDAAIAEVVANVALNIFTNYFNHVADTEIDFPEVEPLNAQGAACCHTEGSTCA encoded by the coding sequence ATGCCACGTTTAACCGCCATTGCGCCTGAAGCAGCAGAAGGAAAATCGAAAACATTACTGGAGGGAGTCAAAGCACAACTGGGAATGGCCCCCAATCTGATGCAGACCATGGCCCACTCGCCAGCTGTACTGGACGCGTATCTGAAATTCAGCGGCACCTTAGCCGAAGGCGTGCTCTCGAATCAAAATCGGGAGCAGATTGCCTTAACAGTGGGTGAAGCGAATCAGTGTGGCTATTGTCTGGCCGCCCATGCAACGCTGGGCAAAATGGCTGGCCTGAACCCGGAGCAGATTACGGAGAATCGGGCCGGTACCGACGCCGATCCCTCCACCGCTGCCCTGTTGTCATTCTCTCGCAGGATTCTGGAAAAGAAAGGGTTTGTTTCCGATCAGGATGTGCAGGACGTGCGCGATGCCGGTCACGATGACGCCGCGATTGCGGAAGTTGTCGCGAATGTCGCGTTGAATATCTTCACGAATTATTTCAACCATGTGGCCGATACCGAAATCGATTTCCCTGAAGTCGAGCCGCTGAACGCTCAGGGCGCTGCGTGCTGCCATACGGAAGGTTCAACCTGTGCTTAA